From the genome of Pyramidobacter piscolens W5455, one region includes:
- the nifJ gene encoding pyruvate:ferredoxin (flavodoxin) oxidoreductase has translation MAKHWKTMDGNMAAAHVSYAFTEVAAIYPITPSSPMAEDCDEWAAQGRKNIFGRVVEISEMQSEAGAAGAVHGSLSAGSLTTTFTASQGLLLMVPNMYKIAGERLPAVFDVSARALATHALSIFGDHSDVMACRGTGFAMLASSSVQETMDLTAVSHLTAIKARVPFLNFFDGFRTSHEVQKIEVLDYDDLAKLVDYDAIAEFKADAMNPEHPYTKGTAQNPDIFFQAREACNRFYDDLPETVAQYMEQISDLTGREYHPFNYYGDPEAERVVVCMGSACQAAEETVDYLTARGEKVGLVIVHLYRPFSPKYFFRVLPATVKKIAVLDRCKEPGALGEPLYQDVCSLFEEYAEAERPLIVGGRYGLGSKDTTPTQIKAVFDNLKNYKPVNHFTVGINDDVTYHSLPLGETINAAPEGTIRCKFWGLGSDGTVGANKNAIKIIGDNTDLYAQGYFSYDSKKSGGITVSHLRFGKKPIKSTYLIENADFVACHKQEYLHQYDVTAGLKKGGVFLLNTQWTSMDALEANVPAKVKRYLAKNGIQFYVIDGTDIAQKIGLGNRTNMVMMSAFFKLANVIPMEDAVKYMKDAIQKSYGRKGEDIINMNNAAVDQGYGALKKIDIPAAWAEAVDAPKTEAASCCEERPDFIKDIVDPINAQEGDKLPVSAFVGIEDGRFPNGTSAFEKRGVAVFVPEWNKDKCIQCNQCSMVCPHATIRPVLLDEDEAARRPAGFETLPVKAPKELAGLQFRIQVSPLDCLGCGNCADICPAKALEMKPLASQMDQAENWHFGIEHVSDKSDRVNTHNMKNSQFATPYFEFSGACAGCGETPYAKLVTQLFGDRMMIANATGCSSIWGASAPSMPYTTNALGQGPAWANSLFEDNAEYGYGMAMSVKNSRNDLTANVEALLASDKLPEEVRKALQGWYDVRNDAAGSKAAAEAVYEVLDCDLGDEELNAKLAHVGDLADYLVKKSIWIFGGDGWAYDIGFGGLDHVLASGENVNVLVFDTEVYSNTGGQSSKSTPTSAVAKFAAAGKKVAKKDLGRIAMTYGYVYVAQCAMGADKNQLVKILSEAEAYDGPSLIICYAPCINHGLKAGMGKSQEQEKKAVEAGYWHLYHYNPELEEQGKNPFVLDSKEPKASFRDFLMSENRYTSLAKTNPEMAEQLYAKAERDAKRRYRVYKSLAEAKPLEAE, from the coding sequence ATGGCAAAACATTGGAAGACAATGGATGGCAATATGGCTGCCGCGCATGTCAGTTATGCGTTCACCGAGGTTGCCGCGATTTATCCCATTACGCCTTCTTCGCCGATGGCTGAAGATTGTGACGAATGGGCTGCGCAGGGGAGAAAGAATATTTTTGGCCGGGTCGTCGAAATTTCGGAAATGCAGTCCGAAGCGGGCGCGGCGGGCGCTGTTCATGGATCGCTGAGCGCCGGTTCCCTGACGACGACTTTTACAGCCTCTCAGGGGCTGCTGCTGATGGTCCCCAACATGTACAAGATCGCCGGCGAACGCCTTCCCGCCGTTTTCGACGTCAGCGCCCGCGCTCTGGCGACCCACGCTCTTTCGATCTTCGGGGACCATAGCGACGTGATGGCCTGCCGCGGTACGGGATTTGCGATGTTGGCTTCTTCCAGCGTACAGGAGACCATGGATCTGACCGCAGTTTCTCATCTGACGGCCATTAAGGCGCGCGTGCCGTTCCTGAACTTTTTCGACGGTTTCCGCACCTCTCATGAGGTTCAGAAGATCGAAGTCCTCGACTACGACGATCTGGCAAAGCTGGTCGATTATGACGCCATTGCCGAATTCAAAGCCGACGCCATGAATCCCGAGCACCCTTACACCAAGGGGACCGCGCAGAATCCCGATATCTTCTTCCAGGCGCGCGAAGCCTGCAATCGTTTCTACGACGACTTGCCCGAGACGGTCGCGCAGTACATGGAACAGATCTCCGATCTGACGGGGCGCGAGTACCATCCGTTCAATTACTACGGCGATCCCGAGGCGGAACGGGTGGTCGTCTGCATGGGCTCCGCCTGCCAAGCGGCCGAGGAGACCGTCGATTATCTGACCGCCCGCGGCGAGAAGGTCGGTCTGGTTATCGTCCATCTGTATCGTCCTTTCAGCCCCAAATATTTCTTCAGGGTTCTTCCGGCGACTGTCAAAAAGATCGCCGTGCTTGACCGCTGCAAGGAACCGGGCGCGCTGGGCGAGCCTCTGTATCAGGATGTCTGCTCGCTGTTCGAGGAATACGCCGAAGCCGAGCGTCCGCTGATCGTCGGCGGCCGTTACGGCTTGGGTTCCAAGGACACGACGCCGACGCAGATCAAGGCGGTGTTCGACAATCTGAAGAACTACAAGCCCGTCAATCATTTCACGGTCGGCATCAACGACGACGTGACCTACCACTCGCTGCCTTTGGGCGAGACGATCAACGCCGCTCCGGAAGGGACGATCCGCTGCAAGTTCTGGGGGCTTGGTTCCGACGGCACGGTCGGCGCCAACAAGAACGCCATCAAGATCATCGGCGACAACACCGACCTCTATGCCCAGGGCTATTTCTCCTACGATTCCAAGAAGTCGGGCGGCATCACGGTGTCGCATCTGCGCTTCGGCAAAAAGCCCATCAAGTCGACTTATCTCATTGAAAACGCCGATTTCGTAGCCTGCCATAAACAGGAATACCTGCACCAGTACGACGTGACCGCCGGTTTGAAGAAGGGCGGGGTCTTCCTTCTGAACACGCAGTGGACCAGCATGGATGCCCTCGAAGCCAACGTCCCGGCCAAGGTCAAGCGTTATCTGGCCAAAAACGGCATTCAGTTCTACGTGATCGACGGCACGGATATCGCCCAGAAGATCGGCCTTGGCAACCGTACCAACATGGTCATGATGTCGGCGTTCTTCAAGCTGGCGAACGTCATCCCCATGGAAGACGCCGTCAAGTACATGAAAGACGCTATCCAGAAGTCTTACGGTCGCAAAGGCGAAGATATTATCAACATGAACAATGCGGCGGTCGATCAGGGCTATGGCGCTCTGAAGAAGATCGATATCCCTGCGGCCTGGGCCGAGGCGGTTGACGCTCCCAAGACCGAAGCTGCCAGTTGCTGCGAGGAGCGTCCTGATTTCATCAAGGATATCGTCGATCCGATCAACGCCCAGGAGGGCGACAAGCTGCCCGTCAGCGCCTTTGTAGGCATCGAGGACGGGCGGTTCCCCAACGGCACTTCCGCTTTCGAGAAGCGCGGCGTTGCCGTTTTTGTTCCCGAGTGGAATAAGGACAAGTGCATCCAGTGCAACCAGTGCTCGATGGTCTGCCCTCACGCGACCATTCGCCCCGTACTGCTTGATGAGGATGAAGCCGCTCGCAGGCCGGCCGGTTTCGAGACGCTGCCGGTGAAAGCGCCCAAGGAGCTTGCCGGGCTTCAGTTCCGCATTCAGGTCAGCCCTCTTGACTGCCTTGGCTGCGGCAACTGCGCCGACATCTGTCCGGCGAAGGCTCTTGAGATGAAGCCTCTCGCCTCTCAGATGGATCAGGCGGAGAACTGGCATTTCGGTATTGAGCACGTCAGTGACAAGTCCGACCGCGTCAACACCCACAACATGAAGAACAGCCAGTTCGCCACGCCCTACTTCGAATTCTCGGGGGCCTGCGCCGGCTGCGGTGAAACGCCCTACGCCAAGCTGGTCACGCAACTTTTCGGCGACCGCATGATGATCGCCAACGCCACAGGCTGCTCGTCCATTTGGGGCGCTTCCGCTCCCAGCATGCCCTATACGACCAACGCTCTTGGACAGGGCCCCGCTTGGGCGAACTCTCTGTTCGAGGACAACGCCGAGTACGGCTACGGAATGGCCATGTCCGTCAAGAACAGCCGCAACGATCTGACGGCCAATGTCGAAGCGCTGCTTGCGTCCGACAAGCTGCCCGAAGAGGTTCGCAAGGCGCTGCAGGGGTGGTACGACGTTCGCAACGACGCAGCCGGCAGCAAGGCCGCAGCCGAAGCGGTGTACGAAGTGCTCGATTGCGATCTCGGCGACGAAGAACTGAACGCCAAACTGGCTCACGTCGGCGACCTGGCCGACTATCTTGTCAAGAAATCCATCTGGATCTTCGGCGGTGACGGCTGGGCGTATGACATCGGTTTTGGCGGTCTGGATCACGTCCTTGCCAGCGGCGAGAACGTCAACGTCCTTGTCTTCGACACCGAAGTGTACTCCAACACGGGCGGTCAGTCTTCCAAATCCACGCCCACTTCTGCCGTCGCCAAGTTTGCCGCGGCGGGCAAGAAAGTTGCCAAGAAGGATCTTGGGCGCATCGCCATGACCTATGGTTACGTCTATGTGGCTCAGTGTGCCATGGGCGCCGACAAGAACCAGCTGGTCAAGATCCTGAGCGAGGCGGAAGCTTACGACGGTCCGTCGCTGATCATCTGCTACGCGCCCTGCATCAACCACGGCCTGAAAGCCGGCATGGGCAAAAGTCAAGAGCAGGAGAAGAAGGCGGTCGAAGCCGGTTACTGGCATTTGTATCACTACAATCCCGAGCTTGAAGAACAGGGGAAGAATCCCTTTGTCCTCGATTCCAAGGAGCCCAAGGCTTCGTTCCGTGATTTCCTGATGAGCGAGAACCGCTACACTTCGCTGGCCAAGACCAATCCTGAAATGGCCGAGCAGCTCTATGCAAAGGCCGAGCGAGACGCCAAGAGACGTTATCGCGTGTACAAGAGCCTGGCGGAAGCCAAGCCTCTTGAAGCGGAATAA
- a CDS encoding Ppx/GppA phosphatase family protein, with the protein MLSRKAIIDIGTNSIKFCLAEGSGAGGYKVIKDVNDIARLGEGLKDAGRIGAEALERNARSVANFVGEAKAAGADEIVAVGTMALRVAGNAADFIARVKELCGVELRVLSGEEEAQLSYVAVMSGIEGAAEADLMTMDTGGGSTEFVFGKAGKIVRKFSLNVGAVRFTEQYLAAVPVAANRLAEAQAAIKKELADGGVTGPVAFLVGMGGTVTSMASVKHKMPQYDPDVIHGSTLSLDDVKAQIADYAAKTLEQRREIVGLQPKRADVILAGACIVKAVLELTGAREMTVSDRSLRHGLLFQLFKA; encoded by the coding sequence ATGCTTTCAAGAAAAGCGATCATCGACATCGGCACCAACTCGATCAAGTTCTGTCTGGCGGAAGGCTCCGGGGCCGGCGGTTACAAAGTCATCAAGGACGTCAATGATATTGCCCGTCTTGGCGAAGGTCTGAAAGACGCTGGGCGCATCGGCGCGGAGGCGTTGGAGCGCAACGCCCGTTCCGTGGCGAATTTTGTAGGCGAGGCGAAAGCGGCGGGGGCCGACGAGATCGTCGCCGTGGGGACGATGGCTTTGCGCGTTGCAGGGAACGCCGCGGATTTCATCGCCCGCGTCAAAGAACTCTGCGGCGTGGAACTGCGCGTGCTTTCCGGCGAGGAAGAAGCGCAGCTTTCCTATGTGGCGGTGATGTCGGGCATCGAAGGGGCCGCTGAGGCCGATCTGATGACGATGGATACCGGCGGCGGCAGCACGGAGTTTGTTTTTGGCAAAGCCGGCAAGATTGTGAGAAAGTTCAGTCTCAACGTGGGGGCCGTCCGCTTTACCGAGCAGTACCTCGCGGCAGTGCCCGTCGCCGCGAACAGGCTGGCGGAGGCGCAGGCGGCCATCAAAAAGGAACTGGCCGACGGCGGCGTTACCGGCCCCGTCGCGTTTCTGGTCGGCATGGGCGGCACGGTCACCAGCATGGCTTCGGTGAAGCATAAAATGCCTCAATATGATCCCGATGTGATTCATGGATCCACGCTGAGTCTCGACGACGTGAAGGCTCAGATTGCGGATTATGCGGCCAAGACGCTGGAGCAGCGCCGCGAGATCGTTGGCCTTCAGCCCAAGCGGGCGGACGTGATCTTGGCCGGCGCCTGCATCGTCAAGGCCGTTCTCGAACTGACCGGCGCCAGGGAAATGACGGTCAGCGACCGCAGCCTGCGGCATGGTTTGTTGTTTCAGCTTTTTAAAGCTTAA
- a CDS encoding tripartite tricarboxylate transporter substrate binding protein, which translates to MRFRKAMSCAFVLCAAMFASAACAVYPERPIHIVNYVAPGGLMDVTSRKFISVAAKYTDATFVVENVTGAGGLVGLGHVLQQPADGYTVFAPTTAVVNKVLSSKKNEDEMIWSMEWVAMLMRDPECVIGAAEGDLDTFEKVVADARAKNGAQLWSGPAPGGNDHVLATKVWRIVGMKAKWVPYKSGPEAMMGTLSGQSVAYVGNPADMAGRPGYKILALCRAERLPQFPDAPTFKELGYEGLDNEIMWRGFAIKKGAPEEAYAWWEALNKKVAADPEWKEYLERDGIDVVDWGRNQFTAQVKADVENAKTALREAGMIK; encoded by the coding sequence GTGAGATTCCGTAAGGCAATGTCATGCGCTTTCGTTCTGTGTGCGGCGATGTTTGCTTCGGCTGCCTGCGCAGTCTATCCCGAGCGCCCTATCCACATTGTGAATTACGTGGCCCCGGGCGGACTGATGGACGTGACCAGCCGCAAGTTCATCTCTGTCGCCGCCAAGTACACCGACGCGACCTTTGTGGTCGAAAACGTGACCGGCGCCGGCGGGCTGGTGGGGCTGGGGCACGTGCTTCAGCAGCCGGCGGACGGTTATACGGTTTTCGCCCCTACGACCGCCGTCGTCAACAAGGTCCTGTCCTCCAAGAAAAACGAGGACGAGATGATCTGGAGCATGGAATGGGTCGCGATGCTGATGCGCGATCCCGAGTGCGTCATCGGCGCCGCGGAAGGCGATTTGGACACGTTCGAGAAAGTCGTCGCCGACGCCAGGGCCAAAAACGGCGCCCAGCTATGGAGCGGTCCCGCCCCCGGCGGCAACGATCATGTGCTGGCGACCAAAGTTTGGCGCATCGTCGGCATGAAGGCCAAGTGGGTTCCCTACAAGAGCGGCCCCGAGGCCATGATGGGAACGCTGAGCGGCCAGAGCGTGGCCTACGTGGGCAATCCCGCCGATATGGCCGGCCGTCCCGGCTACAAGATCCTCGCTTTGTGCCGAGCCGAGCGCCTGCCGCAGTTCCCCGACGCGCCGACGTTCAAGGAACTGGGCTATGAAGGTCTGGACAATGAGATCATGTGGCGCGGTTTCGCCATTAAAAAGGGCGCTCCCGAAGAAGCCTATGCGTGGTGGGAAGCGTTGAACAAAAAAGTTGCCGCCGATCCGGAATGGAAAGAATATCTTGAACGCGACGGCATCGACGTGGTCGACTGGGGACGCAATCAGTTTACCGCGCAGGTCAAAGCCGACGTGGAGAACGCTAAGACCGCCCTGCGCGAAGCCGGGATGATCAAGTAA
- a CDS encoding tripartite tricarboxylate transporter TctB family protein → MQSMQELVLSLNNPRGLGVIVGVCAAVLAVSALFFVVCGKKGRLGSLLVSTAFVELSAVFVFLTSGLEEMEGMDSSAKLMPYLWSTPLLALSLFQLFRTWRAPAVKAVGYGRIDKVFLAFAIVAAAISQFNTLGFFVCTATMLVLLMLLLGERRILLILGTAACWVLFTWFVFNKVLLLGLPAGTLFSKLFV, encoded by the coding sequence ATGCAGTCGATGCAGGAACTTGTCCTGTCGCTGAACAATCCTCGCGGCCTGGGCGTGATCGTCGGCGTCTGTGCGGCGGTTCTCGCGGTATCCGCGCTGTTTTTCGTCGTCTGCGGCAAAAAGGGCCGGCTGGGTTCTCTGCTGGTGTCGACGGCTTTTGTCGAGCTGTCTGCCGTGTTTGTCTTTCTCACGAGCGGCCTTGAAGAGATGGAAGGCATGGACAGCAGCGCGAAGCTGATGCCCTATCTGTGGTCGACGCCTCTGCTGGCGCTTTCTCTGTTTCAGCTGTTTCGTACATGGCGGGCCCCTGCTGTCAAGGCCGTTGGGTATGGCCGCATCGATAAGGTTTTTCTGGCTTTTGCGATTGTGGCAGCGGCCATTTCACAGTTCAACACCTTGGGGTTCTTCGTCTGCACGGCGACTATGCTGGTGTTGCTGATGCTGCTTTTGGGCGAGCGGCGGATCCTGCTGATCCTGGGGACCGCGGCCTGCTGGGTTCTGTTCACGTGGTTCGTTTTCAACAAGGTGCTTCTGCTCGGCCTTCCGGCGGGGACGCTTTTCAGCAAACTGTTCGTGTGA
- a CDS encoding tripartite tricarboxylate transporter permease: protein MDLMTNLWSGLRNLIGAGPFLIVTAGVVVGILGGAMPGMSPSMAVAILLPFTFGMSPTMGLVMLCAIYLASNYGGSITAVMINTPGTPSAVVTAFDGYPLAKSGKPGYGLGISLVASVWGGFIGIVILVLFSAPLANFALTFWPAEYFSLALMGLSTVSSMAGRKWAESLMAVLLGLVLNTIGLDHVNGVSRFTFDILNLYDGFSFVPALIGLFALSEVFANIEENDYRAYEAAQERVSEWPSLKTYLSLKWSIIRSGILGTLIGIFPGAGGTIASFLAYDMEKRLSKRPETFGTGAYEGVAAAEAANSASVGGALVPLLTLGIPGSASTAVLIGALMIHELRPGPELFAKQPELVYTLFSSLFVANMVLYFLGTWGSRLWIKVARIPKTVLYPLIFAFAMVGSFAVRSSVFDVGVCLGFGALGWILKKFHYPLSPIVLGLVLGALIETNLQMTLIMGGPQLLYTRPLSAALLAIAGAMLLAPVFPELKRKRAAKADS, encoded by the coding sequence ATGGATTTGATGACGAACCTTTGGTCGGGGCTTCGCAATCTGATCGGTGCCGGTCCGTTTCTCATTGTCACCGCCGGCGTCGTCGTCGGCATTCTCGGCGGCGCGATGCCGGGCATGTCGCCTTCGATGGCGGTGGCGATTCTGCTGCCGTTCACGTTTGGTATGTCGCCGACGATGGGGCTGGTGATGCTGTGCGCGATTTATTTGGCCTCGAATTACGGCGGTTCGATTACGGCTGTCATGATCAACACGCCGGGAACGCCGTCGGCGGTCGTCACGGCTTTTGACGGGTATCCTCTGGCGAAAAGCGGCAAGCCGGGCTATGGGTTGGGAATTTCCCTTGTCGCCTCCGTGTGGGGCGGTTTTATCGGCATTGTCATTCTGGTCCTGTTCTCGGCGCCGCTGGCGAATTTTGCGCTGACGTTCTGGCCGGCCGAGTACTTTTCGTTGGCGCTGATGGGGCTATCTACGGTCTCGTCCATGGCCGGCCGGAAGTGGGCGGAGTCGCTGATGGCGGTGCTGCTGGGGCTCGTGTTGAACACGATCGGTCTGGATCACGTCAACGGCGTGAGCCGTTTTACTTTTGACATTCTCAATCTGTACGATGGATTTTCCTTTGTGCCGGCGCTGATCGGTCTGTTCGCACTCAGCGAAGTCTTCGCCAACATCGAGGAAAACGATTATCGAGCGTATGAAGCGGCGCAGGAACGCGTGTCGGAGTGGCCGTCGCTCAAAACTTACCTGAGTCTGAAGTGGTCCATTATCCGTTCGGGCATTCTGGGAACGCTGATCGGCATTTTCCCCGGCGCCGGCGGGACGATCGCTTCTTTTCTGGCGTATGACATGGAAAAAAGGTTGTCCAAACGTCCCGAGACGTTCGGCACGGGGGCTTACGAGGGCGTTGCGGCTGCGGAAGCGGCCAACAGCGCCTCGGTGGGCGGCGCGCTGGTGCCGCTGCTGACGCTGGGGATTCCCGGCAGCGCCTCCACGGCGGTGTTGATCGGCGCGCTGATGATCCATGAATTGCGTCCTGGGCCGGAGCTCTTTGCGAAGCAGCCCGAACTGGTATATACTTTGTTCTCGAGTCTGTTTGTTGCGAATATGGTGCTCTATTTTCTGGGGACGTGGGGCAGCCGCCTGTGGATCAAAGTGGCGAGAATCCCCAAGACCGTGCTTTATCCGCTGATCTTTGCGTTCGCCATGGTGGGCAGTTTTGCCGTTCGTTCGTCGGTGTTCGACGTCGGCGTGTGTCTCGGCTTCGGCGCGCTCGGCTGGATTCTGAAAAAATTTCATTATCCGCTGTCGCCGATCGTGCTTGGGCTGGTACTGGGAGCGCTGATCGAGACGAATCTGCAGATGACGCTGATCATGGGAGGCCCGCAGCTCCTCTATACGCGCCCTCTGAGCGCGGCGCTCCTGGCGATCGCGGGAGCGATGCTTTTGGCGCCTGTTTTCCCCGAGCTGAAGCGCAAGAGAGCCGCAAAAGCGGATAGTTGA
- a CDS encoding Na/Pi cotransporter family protein, translating to MLYFSSFVNILGGLALFLFGVDQSSRFFRENMSANARNAMARFTKRKAQAFLLGVVLSALTQSSTIATSFAVGFVDVGMLSFAGSLIVMMGASLGGTFVSFLLSLNLFDYAPLMFGVSYFLCKVRNKWISSGFGLIRCLALIFLGMQVLGWGTKTLFADPEFSRLVTLWAANAPAMGLIAFIGSGVLQSSSAIMALGIALAASNALPATSALPIALGAHIGSTTMVVLAGMGGSLSAQRLGYATFFFKLLGGLIFLCLLPFVHGMFVSLGLSAAQELVYGQVLIAALNILMFLPFPQFLAWIGVQLVSGSGSLSEPRYIDEEILDVPELAVMLLSKEMGRLSNYMEAYLQMLLEPQQRNGALFEKLPRAIADLCESCQEFAYHIRVPAEEEKVSEDFTIISYTMSILRGMSKLLTGSIRSHLESTAVHDALRALLGNGVWERWCKLSRKCMRSALCAFVIGEKGQVHALESQEAELAGLSNQIRREVGESTSYDRNASRAVRLVSLMQGFLAMAKEVAEGEEFTKKQARYSTGRAFPEWKEGTVSGD from the coding sequence TTGTTGTATTTCTCCAGCTTTGTCAATATCTTGGGAGGCTTGGCGCTGTTCCTTTTCGGCGTCGACCAGAGCTCGCGTTTTTTTCGTGAGAATATGAGCGCGAACGCAAGAAACGCGATGGCCCGTTTTACGAAGAGGAAAGCGCAGGCTTTTTTGCTGGGGGTGGTCCTTTCTGCGCTCACGCAGAGCAGCACCATCGCGACGTCGTTTGCCGTCGGATTCGTGGATGTCGGCATGCTGAGCTTCGCCGGTTCGTTGATCGTGATGATGGGGGCCAGTTTGGGCGGCACGTTCGTGTCCTTCCTTTTAAGTCTGAATCTGTTCGATTACGCGCCGCTCATGTTCGGCGTGTCCTATTTTCTCTGCAAGGTCAGGAATAAATGGATCAGTTCCGGATTCGGCCTGATTCGCTGCCTGGCGCTGATCTTCCTCGGGATGCAGGTTCTGGGGTGGGGCACGAAAACGCTTTTCGCCGATCCCGAGTTCAGCCGTCTGGTGACGCTCTGGGCCGCAAATGCGCCGGCGATGGGGTTGATCGCCTTTATTGGCTCGGGAGTGCTGCAAAGCAGCTCGGCCATCATGGCGTTGGGGATCGCCCTGGCCGCGTCGAACGCTTTGCCGGCGACTTCCGCGCTGCCCATCGCTCTGGGAGCGCACATCGGTTCCACGACCATGGTGGTGTTGGCGGGCATGGGCGGTTCGCTCAGCGCGCAGCGTCTCGGCTATGCGACGTTCTTCTTCAAGCTGTTGGGAGGGCTGATTTTCTTGTGCCTCTTGCCCTTCGTCCACGGGATGTTCGTCTCCCTTGGTCTCTCCGCCGCTCAGGAGCTGGTGTACGGTCAAGTGCTGATTGCGGCGTTGAACATTCTCATGTTTCTGCCTTTTCCTCAATTTCTCGCGTGGATCGGCGTCCAACTCGTATCGGGCAGCGGCAGCCTGAGCGAACCCCGTTATATCGACGAGGAGATTCTGGATGTCCCCGAGCTGGCGGTCATGCTTTTGTCAAAGGAAATGGGGCGCCTCTCCAACTACATGGAGGCATATCTGCAGATGCTGCTCGAACCGCAGCAGCGCAACGGCGCGCTTTTTGAAAAACTGCCTCGGGCAATCGCCGATTTGTGCGAATCCTGTCAGGAGTTTGCCTATCATATTCGCGTTCCTGCCGAAGAAGAAAAAGTGTCGGAGGATTTTACGATCATCAGTTACACAATGTCGATCCTGCGCGGCATGTCCAAGCTGCTGACAGGATCGATCCGGTCCCATCTGGAGTCGACGGCGGTTCATGACGCGCTTCGCGCCCTTCTGGGGAACGGCGTGTGGGAACGCTGGTGCAAACTGTCGCGCAAGTGTATGCGGTCCGCTCTGTGCGCCTTTGTCATTGGCGAGAAAGGGCAGGTTCATGCGCTGGAGAGCCAGGAGGCGGAACTTGCCGGCCTGAGCAACCAGATCCGCCGCGAAGTGGGCGAAAGCACTTCTTACGACCGCAACGCCTCCCGGGCTGTCCGGCTGGTGTCCCTGATGCAGGGGTTCCTGGCCATGGCGAAAGAAGTGGCCGAGGGCGAAGAGTTCACCAAGAAGCAGGCAAGATATTCGACCGGAAGAGCCTTTCCCGAGTGGAAGGAGGGGACTGTGAGTGGCGACTAA
- a CDS encoding phosphate signaling complex PhoU family protein, with amino-acid sequence MATKKSESSERSLENYLYSSDKARIYALVQQMTIGAREALAKAVAGLRTLDVGAEEDVVCGDDAIDELEEQIDQECLYSIAMRQPMREDLRYVYAVMKIITDIERIGDQAVNVAERLKEYVNDYHGRAPLPKIDDLLDVSRRCGEMIDDFLGALDKEDGGVLAVIREKRRETVRICRKCAESLMQRLSSPYLSETPAEIFIAIDLFRHLKRVADHLMNLGEKVYFIATGVSPLTLKRELVSRGCSHEDSHPTESAK; translated from the coding sequence GTGGCGACTAAAAAGAGCGAATCAAGCGAGCGCAGCCTCGAAAATTATCTTTATTCCTCCGACAAGGCGCGCATATACGCGCTCGTCCAGCAGATGACGATCGGCGCCAGAGAGGCTCTGGCCAAAGCCGTGGCGGGGCTGCGCACGCTCGACGTCGGCGCGGAAGAGGATGTCGTCTGCGGTGACGACGCGATCGACGAGCTGGAAGAGCAGATCGATCAAGAATGCCTTTATTCCATCGCCATGCGTCAGCCGATGCGCGAGGATCTGCGCTATGTCTATGCGGTCATGAAGATCATCACGGATATCGAGCGCATCGGCGATCAGGCGGTCAACGTCGCCGAACGGCTGAAAGAGTATGTCAACGATTACCACGGGCGCGCGCCGCTGCCCAAGATCGACGATCTGCTTGACGTTTCGCGCCGGTGCGGCGAGATGATCGACGACTTTCTGGGCGCGCTCGATAAAGAAGACGGCGGCGTGCTCGCCGTGATCCGCGAAAAACGTCGCGAAACCGTGCGGATTTGCCGTAAATGCGCCGAGTCGTTGATGCAGCGTCTTTCTTCCCCTTATCTGTCGGAGACGCCTGCGGAAATCTTCATCGCGATTGACCTTTTTCGCCATCTGAAGCGTGTGGCCGATCACCTGATGAACTTGGGAGAAAAAGTTTACTTCATCGCGACGGGCGTTTCTCCTTTGACTTTGAAAAGAGAGCTCGTCAGCCGGGGCTGCTCTCATGAAGATTCGCATCCTACTGAAAGCGCAAAATGA